Proteins from a single region of Bacteroidota bacterium:
- a CDS encoding T9SS type A sorting domain-containing protein produces the protein MKKITLTLVLFLLSNISFSQSAWQVVTLPSNITKTTRLNFTDANTGFLLANAIYKTNDAGNSWVQKTTTLDVNAFFSLSFLSSNTGYFCQSSGEIFKTTNGGNNWLQLPNNINGLVMKFINVNTGWIAGSRFVSKTTDGGLNFITVNLVDTVYAMFCMDFLNDNTGWVAGMKSICKTTNGGLNWLPQSNFAPSISTMAYGMDFINESTGFLTGTGGMICKTTDSGITWEKTNPGTSLMRDIKFINNQTGWACGGAGNLFKTTNTGINWTAITIDPSYGLMDIEFTNENTGWITTSTNNLLKTTNGGVVFISQTSSEIPDKFELYQNYPNPFNPSTTIKYKIKNSEHVTIKVFDSKGNEVETLANENQTAGSYSVMFNASKLSSGVYYYKLISNNFSETKKLILVK, from the coding sequence ATGAAAAAAATCACGCTAACCCTCGTTTTATTTTTACTCTCAAATATCTCTTTTTCACAAAGTGCGTGGCAGGTTGTGACTCTTCCCTCTAATATCACAAAGACAACTCGATTAAATTTTACTGATGCAAATACAGGATTTCTTTTAGCTAATGCTATTTATAAAACTAATGATGCAGGAAATAGCTGGGTTCAGAAAACAACAACTTTAGATGTGAATGCATTTTTCAGTCTTTCATTTTTAAGTTCGAATACAGGTTATTTTTGTCAAAGCAGTGGTGAGATATTTAAAACTACAAATGGTGGTAATAACTGGTTGCAGCTACCAAATAATATAAACGGGTTAGTAATGAAATTTATTAATGTAAATACAGGCTGGATTGCAGGAAGCAGATTTGTTTCAAAGACTACTGATGGCGGATTAAATTTTATTACCGTAAATCTTGTCGATACTGTATATGCAATGTTCTGCATGGATTTTTTAAATGACAACACCGGTTGGGTTGCAGGAATGAAAAGTATATGTAAGACAACTAACGGCGGACTTAACTGGCTGCCTCAAAGCAACTTTGCGCCTTCAATTTCTACTATGGCTTACGGCATGGATTTTATCAATGAATCTACAGGCTTCCTTACCGGTACCGGAGGAATGATTTGCAAAACAACTGATAGCGGAATTACTTGGGAAAAAACAAATCCGGGCACTTCTCTTATGAGAGATATTAAGTTTATTAACAATCAAACCGGATGGGCGTGCGGCGGCGCAGGAAATTTATTTAAAACAACTAACACAGGAATAAACTGGACTGCTATTACAATAGACCCGTCATACGGTCTGATGGATATAGAATTTACCAATGAAAATACCGGATGGATTACAACAAGCACTAATAATCTTCTCAAAACGACTAACGGCGGAGTTGTTTTTATTTCTCAGACATCCTCCGAAATACCGGATAAATTTGAACTGTATCAGAATTATCCAAATCCGTTTAATCCATCTACAACAATTAAATATAAAATAAAAAATTCAGAGCACGTTACTATTAAAGTGTTCGATTCAAAAGGGAATGAAGTTGAAACTCTGGCTAATGAAAATCAAACCGCTGGAAGTTACTCGGTAATGTTCAATGCTTCAAAACTTTCAAGCGGTGTCTATTATTACAAATTAATTTCAAATAATTTTTCTGAAACAAAGAAATTGATTTTGGTAAAGTGA
- a CDS encoding HAD hydrolase-like protein, with product MSIALFNIDFFKNLKLFLKPRNLIAKDRAETISEVMGIIKNQNFKGVIFDVDQTIVPYGETIVDLDIKNEILEITKTTKCCMLSNFPKTKEKFERLSEIQRQLGIPLTYSDEKKPSPKAFMAALNILETKASDTAMVGDRIFTDIMGANNVEIYTIYQRPLNPKTDPFFWVTIPRIIENFIVNVFKIFLKK from the coding sequence ATGAGTATTGCTTTATTTAATATTGACTTCTTTAAAAACCTGAAATTGTTTTTAAAACCCCGAAATTTAATTGCAAAAGATAGGGCAGAAACAATTTCTGAGGTAATGGGAATAATAAAAAATCAAAATTTTAAAGGAGTGATTTTTGATGTAGATCAAACAATAGTACCTTACGGTGAAACAATAGTAGATTTAGATATAAAAAATGAAATTCTTGAAATTACAAAAACAACAAAGTGTTGTATGCTTTCCAATTTTCCGAAGACTAAAGAAAAATTTGAAAGATTGAGTGAAATACAAAGGCAACTTGGAATTCCGCTTACATATTCAGATGAGAAAAAGCCATCGCCAAAAGCATTTATGGCAGCTCTAAATATATTAGAAACAAAAGCATCTGATACAGCAATGGTAGGAGATCGAATTTTTACTGATATTATGGGAGCTAATAATGTTGAAATCTATACTATTTATCAAAGACCATTAAATCCAAAAACTGATCCATTTTTTTGGGTTACCATTCCAAGGATAATTGAAAACTTTATCGTTAATGTTTTTAAAATATTTTTAAAAAAATGA
- a CDS encoding T9SS type A sorting domain-containing protein, which yields MKKIILLLVLLISLPSFAQMTPQWQNYYGVKDSLGIFPMGMVVDDSSNTYVMEEAARLTYTESPPRDPFIQKINKYGETIWIKNFGLDISRKEFPLSIKYSSDKFLYFLCSQFDSSLWTMNLFKLNTEGNQIWKKRIGYYDYQYFQEVNLTSTGTIYSNGASYTNGKCLYKFNPAGEIIDSIFIVINNMNAGIERYNLTADNKVFIFSELSINDIKNSFISFADTTHNIFWTKELNYRGNPYALQSSKDSSLYVCFYREETLNGVVLSIYKYDYAGNLKWLKELPGPVAINNDVLYYGYYPHILIDNDNNPVISSTMKDAQFSSTNTLAIIKLDKSTGNELWINRVDNLIPGSNGILRNSVIDSLGNIYACGEIITGNIYDFVILKISSSGQVLRITRNNGFLNFRYFPYHLALAKNNDLIVTGIDFNPPFWEKGATIRYSQPVNITPSGNNLPDKFSLNQNYPNPFNPSTTIIFQIPKNNFVSLKVFDINGKEVSQLVNENLNAGEYKINFNGAALPSGVYYYKLTGENFSETKKMILIK from the coding sequence ATGAAAAAAATTATTTTATTACTCGTTCTCCTCATTTCCCTTCCCTCCTTCGCTCAGATGACTCCCCAGTGGCAAAATTATTATGGCGTAAAGGATAGTCTTGGGATTTTTCCTATGGGAATGGTGGTTGATGACAGTTCTAATACCTATGTCATGGAGGAGGCGGCGAGATTAACATACACAGAAAGTCCTCCTCGTGACCCCTTCATACAAAAAATCAATAAATACGGAGAAACTATCTGGATCAAGAATTTCGGATTGGATATTTCCAGGAAGGAATTTCCACTAAGCATAAAATATAGTTCAGATAAGTTTTTATATTTTTTATGCTCACAATTTGATAGCAGCTTATGGACAATGAATCTTTTTAAGTTAAATACAGAAGGCAATCAAATATGGAAAAAGAGAATAGGCTATTACGATTATCAGTATTTCCAGGAAGTAAATTTAACTTCAACAGGGACTATATATTCAAACGGGGCCAGCTATACAAACGGAAAATGTCTTTATAAATTTAACCCGGCCGGAGAAATTATCGATTCAATTTTTATTGTAATTAACAATATGAATGCAGGAATCGAAAGATATAATCTTACCGCTGATAATAAAGTTTTCATTTTTTCTGAATTATCAATAAATGATATTAAAAATTCATTTATATCTTTTGCCGATACTACTCATAATATTTTTTGGACGAAGGAATTAAATTATAGGGGCAACCCATACGCTTTGCAATCTTCCAAAGATTCATCACTTTATGTCTGCTTTTACAGGGAAGAGACGCTGAACGGAGTAGTACTTTCAATTTATAAATATGATTATGCCGGCAATTTAAAATGGCTAAAAGAACTGCCCGGACCTGTTGCAATAAATAATGATGTTCTATATTACGGCTATTATCCTCATATTTTGATTGATAACGATAATAACCCGGTTATTTCAAGCACTATGAAAGATGCTCAGTTCAGTAGTACCAATACGTTAGCTATAATTAAATTAGATAAGTCAACCGGTAATGAACTGTGGATAAACAGAGTGGATAATTTAATACCGGGCAGCAATGGGATTTTACGAAACTCTGTAATTGATTCTCTCGGAAATATTTATGCTTGCGGAGAAATTATCACCGGTAATATTTATGACTTCGTTATACTGAAAATTTCTTCCTCAGGGCAGGTTTTAAGAATTACAAGAAATAACGGGTTTTTAAATTTTAGATATTTCCCTTATCATTTAGCCTTGGCAAAAAATAATGATTTAATTGTAACAGGAATTGATTTCAATCCGCCATTTTGGGAAAAAGGGGCAACTATCCGATACTCCCAGCCGGTAAATATTACTCCAAGCGGGAATAATCTACCTGATAAATTTTCTCTTAACCAAAATTATCCCAACCCATTCAATCCATCAACTACTATAATTTTTCAGATTCCGAAAAATAATTTTGTGAGCTTAAAAGTTTTTGATATAAACGGCAAAGAAGTGTCGCAGCTTGTGAACGAAAACTTAAATGCAGGTGAGTACAAAATAAATTTCAACGGCGCTGCCCTTCCAAGCGGAGTGTATTATTACAAGCTAACGGGTGAGAATTTTTCTGAAACAAAAAAAATGATTCTGATAAAATAA
- a CDS encoding CHASE3 domain-containing protein, with protein sequence MINKKILYTAFACAILILIGISYLAYMNLIALQANANQVKESYSDVNLLNKIEKAVVDGETGQRGYIITKNYSYLEPYFGSKKEINLLIQQYRAANIGNPQIQLFDKVENLINSKFKELDYTVNLKEKGFSDSVVARINSNIGKNIMDSIRTSIDTLLLKESEILKSNEVNTLASSSGAVKSYVAGITISFAVIIFVFFSLLKEINLRSRLEQEANQGRLFFSTSLISIGDAVITTNEKAFITFMNKVAENLTKWGKDEAEGRPIETVFNIYKEGTRDAVLSPVKVAIQTKQIVGLNNHTILLDKFNNEIHIDDSAAPIINEKDEVTGAVLIFRDITEKRKTEIELDKSYEQLQELTKEMDTKINELQISNRDLESFSYSVSHDLRAPLRSIDGFSKILEAEYGNVIDDEGKRLLKIVRDNAVKMGVFIDELLNIAKVGKRALNYAIVDNNRLVEDAIELCSQDLENKNIFKIKPLLPSYADEVLLFEVWKNLISNAVKFSGNKENPSIEIGCEVVDSIVRFYVKDNGAGFNMSYANKLFQVFQRLHSESEFAGNGVGLALCEKIIRLHGGTISAKSVPDEETIFSFTVPNKS encoded by the coding sequence ATGATAAATAAAAAAATTTTATATACCGCATTTGCCTGCGCCATACTGATTTTAATCGGTATATCGTATCTTGCTTATATGAATCTGATTGCGCTTCAGGCTAATGCAAATCAGGTAAAGGAATCATATTCAGATGTAAACCTGCTCAATAAAATCGAAAAGGCAGTTGTTGATGGCGAGACAGGTCAAAGGGGCTATATAATCACAAAAAACTACTCCTATCTGGAACCTTATTTCGGTTCTAAGAAAGAAATAAATTTACTCATACAACAATATCGCGCTGCCAACATTGGCAATCCCCAAATACAACTGTTTGATAAAGTTGAAAATCTTATTAACTCAAAGTTTAAGGAACTGGATTATACCGTTAATCTGAAAGAAAAAGGATTCAGTGATTCAGTAGTAGCAAGAATAAATTCGAATATCGGGAAAAATATAATGGATTCTATTCGGACTTCCATTGATACCCTGCTTTTAAAAGAAAGTGAAATTCTAAAATCGAACGAAGTAAATACACTTGCAAGCAGTTCAGGAGCTGTAAAAAGCTATGTTGCCGGTATTACAATAAGTTTTGCAGTTATTATTTTCGTCTTCTTCTCTCTGTTAAAAGAAATAAATCTGAGAAGCAGACTTGAACAGGAAGCCAACCAGGGACGGTTATTTTTTTCAACCTCACTAATTAGTATTGGTGATGCAGTTATAACCACAAATGAAAAAGCATTCATAACATTTATGAACAAGGTTGCGGAAAATTTAACAAAGTGGGGTAAAGATGAGGCAGAGGGAAGACCAATTGAAACAGTTTTTAATATATATAAAGAGGGAACTAGAGATGCAGTCCTGAGTCCGGTAAAAGTTGCGATTCAAACAAAACAAATTGTCGGGCTAAATAATCACACAATACTTCTTGATAAATTTAATAATGAAATCCATATAGATGACAGCGCCGCCCCGATAATAAATGAGAAAGATGAAGTAACAGGAGCAGTACTGATTTTCAGAGATATTACTGAGAAACGTAAAACAGAAATTGAACTTGATAAGAGCTATGAACAATTGCAGGAGCTTACGAAAGAAATGGACACAAAAATAAATGAGCTTCAGATTTCAAACAGAGACCTCGAATCATTTTCTTACTCGGTATCTCATGATTTAAGAGCGCCGCTGCGCTCCATTGACGGCTTTTCAAAAATTCTTGAAGCGGAATACGGAAATGTAATTGATGACGAAGGCAAACGTCTGTTAAAAATTGTCAGAGATAATGCAGTAAAGATGGGAGTTTTTATTGATGAGCTTTTGAATATTGCCAAAGTCGGCAAGCGCGCTTTGAATTATGCAATTGTTGATAACAACCGGTTAGTTGAAGATGCGATTGAGTTATGTTCGCAGGATTTAGAGAATAAAAATATATTTAAAATAAAACCTTTGCTTCCTTCTTATGCTGATGAAGTACTCTTGTTTGAAGTATGGAAAAACTTGATTTCAAACGCCGTTAAGTTTTCCGGTAATAAAGAGAATCCTTCGATAGAAATAGGATGTGAAGTTGTGGATAGCATTGTAAGATTTTATGTAAAAGATAACGGTGCGGGATTTAATATGAGCTATGCAAATAAACTGTTCCAGGTCTTTCAGCGGCTGCACTCAGAAAGTGAGTTTGCAGGGAACGGTGTGGGACTTGCATTATGTGAGAAAATTATAAGGCTTCATGGGGGAACTATTTCTGCTAAGTCAGTTCCTGATGAGGAGACAATTTTTTCATTCACAGTTCCCAATAAATCATAA
- the paaC gene encoding phenylacetate-CoA oxygenase subunit PaaC — MSNGEQHTTAIKNLLFRMADDELIIGHRNSEWTGLGPILEEDIAFSSMAQDKLGHAQALYNILHSMGEPDADTLAFTRNEKNFYCCHFVEYPIRDYDFSLMRHFLFDTAEAIRFDMLTKSSCQPLANLAKKVRGEIKYHTMHANIWISQLGKATDESNIRMQAALNECYPLALGIFEKSDYENELMESGVFDGEELLQKVWTDIVTEVIEKSNLKMPDINDANLSTLAFGGRKGYHTEYLQPLLDEMTEVYSIDPSAEW; from the coding sequence ATGAGTAATGGTGAACAGCATACAACTGCTATCAAAAATCTTTTGTTCAGAATGGCAGATGATGAACTTATTATCGGGCACAGAAATTCAGAATGGACGGGACTCGGTCCTATACTTGAAGAAGATATTGCATTCTCTTCGATGGCGCAGGATAAGCTCGGTCATGCTCAGGCGTTGTATAATATTTTACATTCAATGGGTGAGCCGGATGCAGATACGCTGGCATTCACAAGAAACGAAAAGAATTTTTACTGCTGTCACTTTGTGGAGTATCCTATTCGTGATTATGATTTCAGCTTAATGAGACATTTTTTATTTGATACAGCAGAGGCGATTCGTTTTGATATGCTTACGAAATCATCATGCCAGCCGCTTGCAAATCTTGCCAAGAAAGTAAGAGGCGAAATAAAGTATCATACGATGCATGCAAATATATGGATAAGTCAGTTAGGGAAAGCTACCGATGAAAGTAATATAAGGATGCAGGCTGCGCTTAACGAATGTTATCCGCTTGCATTGGGAATATTTGAGAAATCTGATTATGAAAATGAATTGATGGAATCGGGAGTGTTTGACGGAGAAGAATTGTTGCAGAAAGTATGGACAGATATTGTGACTGAAGTAATTGAGAAATCGAATTTGAAGATGCCTGATATTAACGATGCTAATCTGAGTACACTAGCCTTTGGCGGAAGAAAAGGATATCACACAGAGTATTTACAACCGCTGCTTGATGAGATGACAGAAGTTTATTCAATAGACCCCTCAGCAGAATGGTAA
- the paaB gene encoding 1,2-phenylacetyl-CoA epoxidase subunit B, producing MKSDSTIKSLDPRITRADIPKDEELKIEIAPLDQWQTYEVFHQTKKGDHHVHVGSLHAPNPEIAFLSAKEQYARRGKCVNIWVVKTADIFSTDYETEDMYENNSEKMYREAGGYKVMEKINKYKKEHKKPEAAKNEEVKS from the coding sequence TTGAAATCCGACTCCACCATCAAATCGCTCGATCCGAGAATAACAAGGGCTGATATTCCAAAGGACGAAGAACTAAAAATTGAAATTGCTCCGCTTGACCAGTGGCAGACTTATGAAGTCTTCCATCAGACAAAGAAGGGCGACCATCATGTGCATGTGGGTTCGCTTCATGCTCCGAATCCTGAAATTGCATTTCTCTCAGCTAAAGAACAATATGCAAGAAGAGGCAAGTGCGTAAATATCTGGGTTGTGAAAACTGCCGATATATTTTCCACTGATTATGAAACTGAAGATATGTATGAAAATAATTCCGAAAAAATGTACCGCGAAGCAGGCGGTTATAAAGTGATGGAAAAAATCAATAAATATAAAAAAGAACATAAGAAACCCGAAGCTGCAAAAAATGAGGAGGTGAAGTCATGA
- a CDS encoding response regulator gives MEKIKILIIEDNKFDTELIIRELKKNNLNFEYKNVYKFEDVKREITENPPDIIFSDYQLQSFNGIEVLNFRNEHAPFTPFIKITGTLDEERAVEIIKSGADDYILKQNLSRLGPAVHSAIEKMYLNRQKNYAERKLKESEEKFSKIFHFSPVPTCILNFESGLIMDVNESFCDFSKYREGELIGSYIYDFDFFDSHHHENFVKTALKDKYVVKNYELEVGTKEGEKKFVLTNFVKITLDGIMYVVVKFVDITPHKLAEIELNKAKERAEEMNKLKTTFLTNLSHEFRTPLNGILGFSDMLANELVNEEHKSYIEAIRTSGQRLLDTFNDLIDLSVIESGKIVLRKEAVNLVNTTQKIFNHFKGTVRKEIELQLEIKSENLICTIDLEGYEKIIYKLLGNAIKFTHRGYVKVVLDKVLKDGHQYIFISVKDSGIGISPEDLEIVFHRFRQSSEGIRRNYEGTGIGLSIAQKFVELMGGTISVTSKVGAGSEFIIEIPVNSRNGNGGTVNNISPVVYYKENGAKEITKENFSDKNKKILLVEDNDVDCFYINKLLSDKFQLTIVKDSLKAQKYYSSEKFDLIMLDIHFNSGINGVEVLKGIKNESINHNTPVIASTALAMAGDKEKLLTEGFDDYIQKPFDKHGLIVMLKKYLKK, from the coding sequence ATGGAAAAGATTAAAATACTAATAATTGAAGATAATAAGTTCGATACTGAATTAATTATTCGAGAACTTAAAAAGAACAATCTGAACTTTGAATATAAAAATGTTTATAAGTTTGAGGATGTTAAAAGAGAAATCACCGAGAACCCTCCCGATATAATTTTCAGTGATTATCAGCTTCAGTCATTCAATGGAATTGAAGTTCTGAATTTCAGGAATGAACATGCGCCCTTTACTCCTTTCATAAAAATCACGGGCACATTAGATGAAGAGCGCGCAGTTGAGATAATAAAATCCGGGGCAGATGATTACATCCTTAAACAAAATCTTTCACGATTGGGACCTGCGGTTCATTCTGCAATTGAGAAGATGTACCTGAACAGACAGAAAAATTACGCCGAAAGAAAATTAAAAGAATCTGAAGAAAAATTTTCTAAGATATTTCATTTCTCTCCCGTACCTACGTGCATACTTAACTTTGAATCCGGGCTGATAATGGATGTGAACGAAAGTTTCTGTGATTTCAGCAAATACAGGGAAGGGGAGCTTATCGGCAGCTATATTTATGATTTTGATTTCTTCGATTCACATCATCATGAAAATTTTGTAAAAACTGCCCTGAAGGATAAGTACGTTGTAAAAAATTATGAGCTTGAAGTCGGTACGAAAGAAGGGGAGAAAAAATTTGTTCTTACTAATTTTGTAAAGATAACTCTGGATGGTATAATGTATGTTGTGGTAAAATTTGTTGATATTACTCCGCACAAACTTGCAGAGATAGAATTGAACAAAGCGAAAGAGCGGGCAGAAGAAATGAATAAGCTGAAGACAACTTTTCTTACAAATTTAAGCCATGAGTTCAGAACTCCGTTAAACGGAATTCTTGGATTTTCAGATATGCTTGCAAATGAGCTTGTTAACGAAGAGCACAAATCTTATATAGAAGCAATAAGAACAAGCGGACAGAGACTGCTGGACACATTTAATGATTTAATTGACCTGTCGGTAATTGAATCCGGAAAGATTGTATTGAGAAAAGAGGCGGTGAATTTAGTAAATACAACTCAGAAGATCTTTAATCATTTTAAAGGCACGGTAAGAAAAGAAATAGAACTACAGTTGGAAATTAAATCTGAAAATCTTATATGCACAATTGACTTGGAGGGATATGAAAAAATAATCTATAAGCTTCTGGGTAATGCAATAAAATTTACTCACAGAGGATATGTAAAAGTAGTGCTGGATAAAGTTTTAAAAGACGGACATCAATACATTTTTATAAGTGTGAAAGATTCAGGCATAGGCATCAGCCCTGAGGACCTTGAAATAGTATTTCACAGATTCCGTCAGTCAAGTGAAGGCATAAGAAGAAATTATGAAGGAACGGGTATAGGACTATCGATTGCGCAGAAATTCGTAGAACTTATGGGCGGCACAATAAGCGTGACAAGTAAAGTCGGAGCAGGCAGTGAATTTATAATTGAGATACCTGTCAACAGCAGAAATGGTAACGGCGGCACAGTTAATAATATCAGTCCCGTCGTTTATTATAAAGAGAACGGTGCAAAAGAAATTACAAAAGAAAATTTTTCTGATAAAAATAAAAAAATCCTTTTAGTAGAAGATAATGATGTTGATTGTTTTTATATCAATAAGCTGTTATCCGATAAATTTCAGCTGACTATTGTGAAAGATTCCCTTAAGGCGCAGAAATATTATTCATCGGAAAAATTTGATTTGATAATGCTGGATATACATTTCAACAGCGGTATAAACGGTGTTGAAGTTTTGAAAGGAATTAAGAATGAGTCAATTAATCACAATACTCCGGTAATTGCTTCAACGGCACTTGCTATGGCAGGGGATAAGGAAAAACTTCTTACCGAAGGATTTGATGATTACATTCAAAAACCATTTGATAAGCACGGACTTATTGTAATGCTGAAGAAGTATCTTAAGAAGTGA
- the paaJ gene encoding phenylacetate-CoA oxygenase subunit PaaJ codes for MDTIENVTKDDVISLLQEVKDPEIPRVSVVELGMITGIEISSDNKVEVRMTPTFAGCPAVEILKSEIKNKVLELPVEDVEVKVDYDIQWSTDMITEEGRRHLKESGFALPAHLNNELISIDLLTNVECPFCGSKKTRLRNPFGPTLCRAIHYCDACSQAFEQFKPV; via the coding sequence ATGGATACTATAGAAAATGTCACAAAGGATGATGTTATTTCCTTATTGCAAGAAGTAAAAGACCCGGAAATTCCGCGTGTCTCTGTAGTTGAGCTTGGGATGATAACGGGAATAGAAATTTCATCTGATAATAAAGTTGAAGTAAGAATGACTCCGACTTTTGCGGGATGCCCGGCAGTTGAAATTTTGAAGTCTGAAATTAAAAATAAAGTATTAGAGCTTCCTGTTGAAGATGTTGAAGTGAAGGTTGATTATGATATACAATGGTCAACTGACATGATAACAGAAGAGGGAAGAAGACATTTAAAAGAATCCGGCTTTGCATTGCCGGCACATTTGAACAACGAATTGATTTCGATTGACTTGCTGACTAATGTAGAGTGTCCTTTTTGCGGTAGTAAAAAAACACGGCTTCGAAATCCTTTCGGACCAACTCTCTGCCGCGCAATACACTATTGTGATGCATGTTCTCAGGCGTTTGAACAATTCAAACCCGTCTAG
- the paaA gene encoding 1,2-phenylacetyl-CoA epoxidase subunit A: MYGGGYIYDDTNNNNNQTDDAQKLEAFEARIAAGEKIEPQDWMPADYRKQLIRMIEQHAHSEIIGALPEGTWITRAPGFRRKLALMAKVQDEVGHAQLLYSAAETLGKSREDMINDLITGKSKYSNVFNYPAETWADTAVIAWLIDAGAIINQVANSKGSYGPYCRALERICTEESFHLKYGHDNVVFLATGTPTQRAMVQDALNRWWPPIMHFFGPSDKISVHTETMMRWKLKMASNDDMRQKFLDMYVPKIWDLGLTIPDPNLRKDEATGQWQYTEPDWDEFKKVINGGGPCNKERLAVRKMAEERGEWVRKALMKRDEQYITPLA, encoded by the coding sequence ATGTACGGCGGCGGATATATCTACGACGATACAAACAACAATAATAACCAAACTGACGACGCTCAGAAGCTGGAAGCTTTTGAAGCGCGCATTGCAGCGGGCGAAAAAATAGAACCGCAGGACTGGATGCCTGCTGACTATCGCAAACAGTTAATCAGAATGATTGAGCAGCATGCTCACTCAGAGATCATCGGCGCTCTGCCCGAAGGCACGTGGATAACCCGCGCACCGGGATTCAGACGCAAGCTTGCTCTGATGGCAAAGGTTCAGGATGAAGTCGGTCACGCTCAGTTATTATATAGCGCAGCTGAAACGCTCGGCAAGTCACGTGAAGATATGATTAACGATTTGATAACGGGAAAATCAAAGTACTCGAATGTTTTCAACTATCCTGCTGAAACATGGGCAGATACTGCAGTGATTGCATGGCTTATAGATGCAGGCGCAATTATAAATCAGGTAGCGAACTCAAAGGGAAGTTACGGTCCCTACTGCCGCGCGCTTGAAAGAATCTGCACGGAAGAAAGTTTTCATTTAAAATACGGTCATGATAACGTTGTGTTCCTTGCAACAGGCACTCCTACACAAAGAGCAATGGTGCAGGATGCATTGAACAGATGGTGGCCACCGATAATGCATTTCTTCGGACCGTCGGATAAGATTTCAGTTCACACTGAAACAATGATGAGATGGAAATTAAAGATGGCAAGCAATGATGACATGCGTCAGAAATTTTTAGATATGTATGTACCGAAAATATGGGACCTGGGATTAACAATTCCTGACCCGAACTTACGCAAAGATGAAGCAACCGGTCAATGGCAATATACTGAGCCTGACTGGGATGAATTTAAAAAAGTAATTAACGGCGGCGGACCTTGCAATAAGGAAAGACTTGCCGTGAGAAAGATGGCTGAAGAAAGAGGCGAATGGGTTCGGAAGGCATTGATGAAAAGAGATGAGCAGTATATAACTCCATTGGCGTAA